From Neobacillus sp. PS2-9, the proteins below share one genomic window:
- a CDS encoding GntR family transcriptional regulator has translation MSIKSDNRHLYLQVIDRLKQDIENGIYKEKEKLPSEFDLAKQLGVSRATLREALRILEEENVIIRRHGVGTFVNSKPLFTSGIEQLNSVTDMIKQAGMKPGTIFLSSSTLGPTEEDIRRFSCSTSEEIFVMERVRTANGEPVVYCIDKVPERILPKTFSYEEGFFRILDEEANRRITYAVAQIEPIGYHEKISPILECDPETALLVLKQMHFDEMDEPVLYSVNYFKADKFSFHVLRKRI, from the coding sequence ATGTCAATTAAGTCAGATAACCGGCATTTATACTTACAAGTAATCGATCGGTTAAAGCAGGATATTGAAAATGGAATATATAAAGAAAAAGAAAAATTACCTTCCGAATTCGATCTTGCTAAACAGCTTGGTGTAAGCAGGGCAACACTTCGAGAGGCTTTACGTATTCTTGAAGAAGAAAACGTTATCATTAGGCGCCATGGTGTTGGCACCTTCGTTAATTCAAAGCCACTGTTTACTTCAGGGATTGAACAACTTAATAGTGTCACTGACATGATTAAACAAGCTGGTATGAAACCAGGAACCATTTTCTTAAGCTCATCAACACTGGGGCCTACCGAAGAGGATATTCGCCGTTTCTCATGTTCTACAAGTGAGGAGATTTTCGTGATGGAGAGGGTTAGGACCGCAAATGGTGAACCAGTTGTCTACTGTATTGACAAGGTTCCCGAACGGATTTTGCCTAAAACTTTTTCCTATGAGGAAGGTTTCTTCCGCATATTGGACGAAGAAGCAAACCGAAGAATTACATACGCGGTAGCTCAAATCGAGCCGATAGGCTATCATGAGAAAATTTCCCCAATTCTAGAATGTGATCCTGAAACTGCATTGTTAGTTTTAAAACAAATGCATTTCGATGAAATGGATGAACCTGTTCTATATTCGGTAAACTATTTTAAAGCGGACAAGTTTAGTTTTCATGTATTAAGGAAACGTATTTAA
- a CDS encoding DNA translocase FtsK: protein MAKKKRRQPKKRDNHLKRTIQFELTALAILAIAIISIAKLGAVGKATVLFFRFWMGEWYMLGLLGLVVLSVYLMWKREIPFFFHIKLVGSYFIVSAILLLSHVTLFHLLTNDGKFKDPSVISNTWELFMMELRGETSTTDLGGGILGAILFALFHYLFAETGTKIIAFIFIIIGIVLLTGKSFGDFIGKIMLTLFDFFKNQWEAFKTDMSEWKQKQEERKNEKKEQKARQQEPSVQESGPVINVQQPSLQEETIVPEPIISSFADKAYMEESVAIPSQNKTEQQKGKKGNMEEEVDQAPPITFTEVENVAYELPPLRLLKHPKKTDQSGEYELIHANAAKLERTFQSFGVKARVTQVHLGPAVTKYEVHPDVGVKVSKIVSLSDDLALALAAKDIRIEAPIPGKSAIGIEVPNSEVAMVSLREVLDATQNDKPDAKLLIGLGRDITGEAVLAELNKMPHLLVAGATGSGKSVCINGIITSILMRAKPHEVKLMMIDPKMVELNVYNGIPHLLAPVVTDAKKASQALKKVVSEMERRYELFSYTGTRNIEGYNEHVRRHNLEENDKQPLLPYIVVIVDELADLMMVASSDVEDSITRLAQMARAAGIHLIIATQRPSVDVITGVIKANIPSRIAFAVSSATDSRTILDMGGAEKLLGRGDMLFLPVGASKPVRVQGAFLSDQEVEDTVEFVISQQKAQYQEEMIPDDIPEVTGAVEDDLYDEAVDLIVEMQTASVSMLQRRFRIGYTRAARLIDEMEARGVVGPYEGSKPRVVLQTKPKEEQSS from the coding sequence ATGGCCAAAAAAAAGAGAAGACAACCAAAAAAGAGAGATAACCATTTAAAACGAACGATCCAATTTGAATTAACTGCACTTGCTATTTTAGCAATAGCCATCATTTCCATTGCCAAGCTTGGGGCAGTAGGAAAAGCAACTGTCCTTTTCTTTAGATTTTGGATGGGTGAATGGTATATGCTGGGTTTGCTAGGGCTGGTAGTATTAAGCGTATACTTAATGTGGAAGCGAGAAATACCATTTTTCTTTCATATTAAATTAGTCGGAAGCTATTTTATTGTTTCTGCTATCCTTTTATTAAGCCATGTTACATTGTTCCACTTACTTACGAATGATGGGAAATTTAAAGACCCAAGTGTCATTAGTAATACATGGGAATTATTCATGATGGAACTTCGAGGGGAAACAAGTACAACCGACCTTGGCGGTGGTATCCTTGGAGCTATTTTGTTTGCACTATTTCATTACCTATTCGCAGAAACAGGTACTAAGATTATTGCATTTATTTTTATTATAATTGGTATAGTTTTACTTACAGGCAAATCCTTCGGTGACTTCATTGGCAAGATTATGCTGACGCTGTTCGACTTCTTTAAAAATCAATGGGAAGCATTTAAAACGGATATGTCAGAATGGAAGCAAAAACAAGAAGAACGGAAAAATGAGAAAAAGGAACAAAAAGCAAGACAGCAGGAACCCTCTGTACAGGAAAGTGGACCTGTGATCAACGTTCAACAGCCATCCTTGCAGGAGGAAACAATTGTTCCAGAACCGATCATTTCCAGTTTTGCTGACAAGGCTTATATGGAAGAATCAGTAGCCATACCTTCGCAGAATAAAACTGAACAACAAAAAGGAAAAAAAGGAAACATGGAAGAGGAAGTTGATCAAGCACCTCCAATCACGTTTACCGAAGTAGAAAATGTTGCATACGAATTGCCTCCTCTTAGATTATTAAAGCATCCGAAGAAAACAGATCAAAGTGGAGAATATGAACTGATTCATGCAAATGCTGCAAAGCTTGAGCGAACTTTTCAAAGCTTCGGTGTTAAGGCGAGAGTCACACAGGTTCATTTAGGACCAGCTGTAACAAAATATGAGGTACACCCAGATGTGGGTGTAAAAGTTAGTAAAATTGTTAGCTTAAGTGATGACTTAGCCTTAGCACTTGCTGCCAAGGATATACGAATTGAGGCACCTATTCCAGGAAAATCCGCTATAGGAATTGAAGTTCCTAATTCAGAGGTAGCCATGGTCTCGCTTCGTGAAGTATTAGATGCTACTCAGAATGATAAACCGGATGCCAAATTACTAATTGGACTCGGCAGAGATATAACGGGTGAGGCTGTGCTGGCCGAATTAAATAAGATGCCCCATCTACTTGTGGCAGGTGCTACTGGGAGCGGGAAAAGTGTATGTATTAATGGAATCATAACAAGTATCCTGATGAGGGCAAAGCCTCATGAAGTAAAGTTAATGATGATTGATCCGAAAATGGTTGAACTAAATGTTTATAATGGAATTCCACATTTACTTGCACCAGTTGTGACAGATGCGAAAAAAGCCTCACAGGCATTGAAAAAGGTTGTTAGTGAAATGGAAAGACGTTATGAACTCTTTTCATACACAGGAACCCGTAATATTGAGGGCTATAATGAGCATGTGAGAAGACATAATTTAGAGGAAAATGACAAGCAGCCATTATTGCCATACATTGTCGTTATTGTTGATGAGTTAGCTGATTTAATGATGGTTGCCTCTTCAGATGTAGAAGATTCAATCACACGACTCGCACAAATGGCGCGTGCAGCCGGCATTCACTTAATTATTGCTACTCAAAGGCCATCTGTGGATGTTATTACAGGTGTCATAAAAGCAAATATTCCTTCCCGAATTGCCTTTGCTGTTTCAAGTGCAACGGATTCAAGAACAATTTTGGATATGGGTGGAGCAGAAAAGTTACTGGGGCGTGGGGATATGCTATTCCTGCCAGTGGGAGCATCAAAGCCTGTTCGTGTCCAAGGTGCATTCCTTTCCGATCAAGAGGTGGAGGATACCGTTGAATTTGTTATTTCACAGCAAAAAGCTCAATACCAAGAAGAAATGATCCCAGATGATATTCCGGAAGTAACAGGAGCAGTTGAGGATGATTTGTATGATGAAGCCGTTGATTTAATTGTTGAAATGCAAACAGCATCAGTTTCCATGCTGCAACGCCGTTTCCGAATTGGTTACACTAGAGCGGCCCGCCTTATTGATGAAATGGAAGCACGTGGAGTAGTGGGACCATACGAAGGAAGTAAGCCACGTGTGGTTTTACAGACAAAACCAAAAGAAGAGCAAAGTTCATAG
- a CDS encoding YlzJ-like family protein, whose product MILYTMMPNELIFPTEQESFQQQKMITYQGVPLLVEQMDPQNVQVIRILSSDPQHYLDERICPGAKISFGVQEGLSALQ is encoded by the coding sequence ATGATTTTATATACGATGATGCCAAATGAACTGATCTTTCCAACTGAACAAGAATCTTTTCAGCAACAAAAAATGATAACCTATCAAGGAGTTCCACTCCTAGTAGAGCAAATGGATCCGCAAAATGTTCAAGTAATCCGTATTCTAAGCAGCGATCCGCAGCACTATCTAGACGAACGGATATGCCCTGGTGCTAAAATTTCTTTTGGTGTCCAAGAGGGTTTGTCCGCTTTGCAGTAG
- a CDS encoding ClpP family protease: MNNDIQKNDTGNQDGGEPQKEEKPASGLLEKIQQLGQTNVPQLSADSRIHCLTIIGQIEGHMALPPQNKTTKYEHLLPQLVAIEQNPKIEGVLIILNTVGGDVEAGLAISEMIASLSKPTVSIVLGGGHSIGVPIAVSCDYSFIAETATMTIHPIRLTGLVIGVPATFEYLDKMQERVVNFVTKHSKITEDTFKDLMFAKGNLTRDIGTNVIGVDAVKSGLIDEVGGLGPAMKKLNEMIDLRQEKNEGLIQ, encoded by the coding sequence ATGAATAACGATATACAAAAAAATGATACTGGTAACCAGGATGGCGGCGAGCCACAAAAAGAGGAAAAGCCTGCTTCAGGTTTATTAGAAAAAATTCAGCAGCTTGGCCAAACCAATGTTCCACAGCTATCTGCAGATTCAAGAATTCATTGTTTAACAATCATAGGACAAATAGAGGGGCATATGGCACTTCCTCCTCAAAATAAAACCACTAAGTATGAGCATTTATTGCCACAGCTCGTAGCTATTGAGCAAAATCCCAAGATTGAAGGAGTGCTCATAATTTTAAATACAGTTGGAGGGGACGTTGAAGCGGGGCTTGCCATTTCTGAAATGATAGCCTCTTTATCGAAACCAACTGTTTCCATTGTTTTAGGTGGCGGACATTCAATCGGTGTCCCAATTGCTGTATCCTGTGATTATTCCTTTATTGCAGAAACAGCGACTATGACGATTCATCCCATTCGATTAACTGGCCTCGTCATTGGTGTTCCTGCAACCTTTGAATACTTAGATAAAATGCAAGAGAGGGTAGTTAATTTTGTTACGAAGCATTCGAAAATTACCGAGGATACATTTAAAGACTTAATGTTTGCAAAGGGTAATTTGACAAGAGATATTGGAACAAATGTAATTGGTGTTGACGCCGTGAAGTCTGGATTAATTGATGAAGTAGGCGGATTGGGACCGGCTATGAAGAAGCTAAATGAAATGATCGATCTTCGGCAGGAAAAAAATGAGGGGCTGATTCAATGA
- a CDS encoding ribonuclease J, whose product MIKRKNKTIKFIALGGVGEIGKNMYLVEVDGDILIVDAGLMFPEEEMLGIDMVIPDLTYLRDNKDRVKAVFLTHGHEDHIGALSYVLRQVNVPVYGTKLTLALAAAKLKEQEFKGNANFIEVNSDTVVELDSVNVSFFKTNHSIPDSVGVCIHTSEGIIVYTGDFKFDQAATKLYKPEIGKMAAIGDQGVLCLLSDSTEAEKPGYTTSEAIVERELSNAFYNAPGRIIAACFASDINRIQHIFDVAKDNGRKVAVVGKSLERIYHIALDMGYLEVAEDLIIPIHELKNYQDREIVVLATGTQGEPIEALQKMAKQTHKQLNIQTGDTVLIAASPLKGSEVFLFKTVDMLFRAGANVISGKRTIHVSSHGSQEELKFMINLMQPKFFIPVHGEYRMLKAHRKVALECGLTDEKIMIPDRGDVVEWKDGKLAFAGKVPSGNVLIDGIGVGDVGNIVLRDRRLLSQDGILIVVVTLTKQDKKIAAGPEIISRGFVYVRESEKLMDDSTKLVRDIVERTIAKGSFEWASLKQEIRDELNRYLFEKTKRRPMILPIIMEV is encoded by the coding sequence TTGATAAAGAGAAAAAATAAAACCATTAAGTTTATTGCACTTGGTGGCGTAGGAGAAATCGGAAAAAATATGTACCTAGTAGAAGTAGATGGAGACATATTGATCGTAGACGCCGGCTTAATGTTCCCCGAGGAAGAAATGCTAGGCATCGATATGGTCATTCCAGATTTAACCTACTTAAGGGATAATAAGGATCGAGTAAAGGCTGTTTTTTTAACACATGGACATGAAGATCATATTGGTGCACTTTCCTATGTATTAAGGCAAGTAAATGTACCGGTTTATGGAACAAAATTAACCCTTGCCCTTGCGGCTGCAAAGCTTAAAGAACAGGAATTTAAAGGGAATGCTAACTTTATTGAAGTAAACTCAGATACAGTCGTAGAATTAGATTCAGTAAATGTCAGCTTTTTTAAGACAAATCATAGTATTCCTGATTCTGTAGGGGTGTGCATACATACGTCTGAAGGAATTATCGTATATACAGGTGACTTTAAATTTGATCAGGCAGCAACGAAACTTTATAAACCCGAAATTGGTAAAATGGCAGCTATAGGTGATCAAGGTGTGTTATGTTTACTATCAGATAGTACCGAAGCAGAAAAACCTGGTTACACAACTTCGGAAGCGATTGTTGAAAGAGAATTGTCTAATGCTTTCTATAATGCACCGGGCCGAATCATAGCCGCGTGCTTTGCATCAGATATTAACCGGATCCAGCATATTTTTGATGTGGCGAAGGATAACGGTCGTAAAGTAGCAGTGGTAGGAAAAAGTTTAGAGCGTATTTATCATATAGCACTTGATATGGGCTATTTAGAAGTAGCTGAAGATCTAATTATCCCAATTCATGAGCTTAAAAATTACCAAGATCGAGAAATTGTCGTCCTTGCTACCGGAACTCAAGGAGAACCAATTGAAGCTCTTCAAAAGATGGCAAAACAAACACACAAGCAACTGAATATTCAGACAGGAGATACTGTTCTAATTGCTGCCTCACCTTTAAAAGGTAGCGAGGTTTTCTTATTTAAAACAGTAGATATGTTATTTAGAGCAGGTGCCAATGTTATATCTGGCAAACGGACAATCCATGTATCGAGCCATGGAAGTCAGGAAGAATTAAAATTTATGATTAACTTAATGCAACCAAAATTTTTCATTCCTGTTCATGGTGAGTATCGGATGTTAAAAGCCCATAGGAAAGTAGCACTTGAATGCGGTCTTACAGATGAAAAAATTATGATTCCTGACCGTGGTGATGTGGTGGAATGGAAAGACGGAAAGCTAGCATTTGCAGGTAAAGTTCCTTCTGGTAATGTCCTCATTGATGGAATTGGTGTAGGGGATGTTGGGAATATTGTATTGCGGGATCGTAGGCTTTTATCTCAGGATGGAATCCTTATTGTTGTTGTAACCTTGACGAAACAAGACAAGAAAATTGCAGCAGGTCCAGAAATAATTTCAAGAGGATTTGTATATGTTCGTGAATCTGAAAAATTAATGGATGATTCCACTAAATTGGTGCGTGATATTGTTGAGCGTACGATCGCTAAGGGTTCATTTGAATGGGCAAGCCTAAAGCAAGAAATTCGAGATGAATTAAATCGCTATTTATTTGAAAAAACAAAAAGAAGACCAATGATTCTACCAATCATAATGGAAGTATAA
- the dapA gene encoding 4-hydroxy-tetrahydrodipicolinate synthase, translating to MIHFGRVSTAMVTPFDKKGHIDFAKTTQLINFLIENGTDSLVIAGTTGESPTLTKEEKLALFSHVVKVVNKRVPVIAGTGSNNTYASIELTKKAEQLGVDAIMVVAPYYNKPNQEGLYQHFKAVAEATSLPVMVYNIPGRSVINILPETIIRLSKIANIVAVKEASGDLNAMTQIIANTDDEFVLYSGDDSLTLPVLSIGGAGVVSVASHVVGNDMQEMVKAFFDGDNKKAALLHQQLLPTMQGLFAAPSPAPVKTALQMAGLDVGSVRLPLVGLTEQERATLLSILNKK from the coding sequence ATGATTCATTTCGGACGGGTGTCTACAGCAATGGTAACCCCTTTTGATAAAAAAGGGCATATAGATTTTGCTAAGACAACTCAATTGATAAATTTCCTCATAGAGAATGGAACAGATTCACTGGTTATAGCTGGTACGACAGGGGAATCACCAACTTTAACAAAAGAGGAAAAACTTGCGTTATTTAGTCATGTAGTAAAGGTTGTAAACAAAAGAGTACCAGTTATTGCGGGTACGGGAAGTAACAATACGTATGCCTCTATTGAATTGACAAAAAAGGCAGAGCAACTTGGTGTTGATGCCATTATGGTTGTGGCACCTTACTACAATAAACCAAATCAAGAAGGCTTATATCAGCATTTTAAAGCTGTGGCAGAAGCAACTTCTCTGCCAGTTATGGTGTATAACATTCCTGGTAGATCGGTTATAAATATACTTCCTGAAACGATTATTCGTCTTTCAAAGATTGCGAATATCGTTGCGGTGAAGGAAGCTAGTGGAGATTTAAATGCAATGACACAGATTATTGCAAATACAGATGATGAGTTTGTTTTATACAGTGGGGATGATAGCTTAACATTACCTGTCCTATCTATAGGTGGTGCCGGTGTGGTATCAGTGGCATCGCATGTGGTAGGCAATGATATGCAGGAAATGGTTAAAGCCTTTTTTGATGGAGATAACAAAAAGGCGGCACTATTACATCAACAGCTTCTTCCAACGATGCAGGGATTATTTGCGGCTCCAAGCCCTGCACCTGTTAAAACAGCCTTACAGATGGCTGGATTAGATGTTGGTTCAGTCAGATTGCCGCTTGTGGGCCTCACTGAACAGGAACGTGCAACATTACTATCAATTCTTAATAAAAAGTAA
- the dapG gene encoding aspartate kinase produces MKIIVQKFGGTSVKDEKSRKHAQGHIEKAIADGYKVVVVVSAMGRKGDPYATDTLLSLIGGNLSKISKREHDLLLSCGEIISSVVFANMLLDSGINAVSLTGAQAGFRTNNDHTNAKITEMKCERLLRELENTDVVVVAGFQGAAKNGDITTIGRGGSDTSAAALGAALNAEWIDIFTDVEGIMTADPRIAENARPLSVVTYTEVCNMAYQGAKVIHPRAVEIAMQAKVPIRIRSTYSDNLGTLVTTLNKNNRGSDIKERVVTGIAHVSNVTQIKVFAKKDQYYLQAEVFKAMANEKISVDFINISPNGVIYTVTDEMTDRAIKVLNELGHDPVVERYCAKVSVVGAGIAGVPGVTSKIVTALSDQGIRILQSADSHTTIWVLVKQDDLVKSVNALHDAFQLEDESVEFNLSDL; encoded by the coding sequence ATGAAAATAATTGTTCAAAAATTTGGCGGGACATCTGTAAAGGATGAAAAGAGTAGAAAGCATGCCCAAGGCCATATTGAAAAAGCAATAGCAGATGGATATAAAGTAGTGGTTGTTGTTTCTGCAATGGGTAGAAAAGGTGACCCATATGCAACGGATACACTTTTATCGCTAATTGGCGGGAATCTAAGTAAGATCTCAAAAAGAGAACATGATTTATTATTGTCCTGTGGGGAGATTATATCTAGTGTCGTGTTTGCAAATATGTTATTAGACAGTGGTATTAATGCTGTTTCTTTAACAGGTGCACAGGCAGGATTCCGTACAAATAATGACCATACAAATGCAAAGATTACTGAAATGAAGTGTGAGCGATTGCTCAGGGAACTTGAGAATACTGATGTAGTTGTTGTGGCTGGGTTCCAAGGAGCGGCAAAGAACGGGGATATCACCACCATTGGACGCGGGGGAAGTGATACATCCGCTGCCGCATTAGGTGCTGCTCTTAATGCAGAATGGATCGATATTTTTACTGATGTCGAAGGAATTATGACTGCTGACCCACGTATTGCTGAAAATGCACGTCCACTATCAGTGGTTACTTACACTGAAGTGTGCAACATGGCCTATCAGGGGGCTAAGGTCATCCATCCAAGAGCCGTAGAAATTGCTATGCAGGCAAAGGTACCAATTCGTATTCGTTCTACTTATTCCGATAATTTAGGAACGTTGGTTACAACCCTAAATAAAAATAATCGGGGGAGCGATATTAAGGAGCGTGTGGTAACAGGAATTGCTCATGTTTCTAATGTTACTCAAATAAAGGTTTTTGCTAAAAAAGATCAATATTATTTGCAGGCTGAAGTATTTAAGGCTATGGCAAATGAAAAGATCAGTGTTGATTTTATCAATATATCGCCCAATGGTGTAATTTATACGGTAACAGATGAGATGACCGACCGGGCAATAAAAGTATTAAATGAACTAGGGCATGACCCTGTTGTAGAGCGATATTGTGCAAAGGTTTCTGTAGTTGGTGCCGGAATTGCGGGTGTCCCTGGAGTTACCTCTAAGATTGTAACCGCACTTTCAGATCAAGGGATTCGTATTTTACAATCTGCGGATAGTCATACAACTATATGGGTACTTGTAAAACAAGATGACTTAGTTAAATCCGTCAATGCACTTCATGACGCGTTTCAATTAGAAGATGAGTCAGTAGAATTCAATCTTTCAGATTTGTAA